From Limibacter armeniacum, one genomic window encodes:
- a CDS encoding TonB-dependent receptor domain-containing protein yields MEKKRLSYIGWLSAILLIHLRVNFNVRTINIREMKILGKLTWVIVFLLLFTVKDAFTQISGKIVDEANSPLEYATVAIYQQKDSLLVTGNVTEPNGSFIIPFVEAGAYYVVASFIGYKSRTIGDIVMAKKGEKKNLGQIMLSMGIELDEVTVQGERATVLNKIDRQVFDSQKFQSAQGGTATDVLRNLPSVQVDGQGEISVRGSKGFVVLLNGKPFQGNAASLIDQLPANAIDRVEVITAPSASYDPEGKAGIINILTKKGAADGSFVQVNLRGGLPSIENYDNANIHQRYGMDAIYNVRKDKWNISMGGSYQRNDLGGRREGDVYTIINDTLTRFPSDGERSFDVEDFSGRFTVDFTPDSTNNFSLGFYGGIKNKDRLADIVYYDNHASVVGEDNNRLYTIQYFNHNLRTRTSDFALGSLDYSHIFGNSSKLSTSFLYEYTLLGGPTVNQNLGYPNANILYQDEYNTNDNPLNGIRFQLDYTWQPFSFGKLQTGYQYRKLLHVGDFVYQRRNDFNSEFQLVPDFSSEVDLERTIHAGYGQLTGKKGRWDYSLGARMEVMDRALDLKDKAGTIDTTYVYNFVKLYPSASVQYGVDNDWALKAAYSKRVDRTTTFKMNPFPEREHSETLEQGDPELLPEFIDLFELGFNKYFQNDQSVYATAYFRNVENLVNRVNTVYNDSILNRIYTNVGTAKVVGLEVGAEFKPHKRWTNFVGGNIYRYAIDGTFDNREVNTTATVYSFNVNSTLQFWKTASVQFTLNYLSDRNTAQGEDSRYYSPNLTLRKTFMDRKLAVTLQWLNMDMGLLDTNEQRISTWRDGEFYTTTNYVYEVDMFVLNLSYTFRNGKNRSKFIKSEFGEREF; encoded by the coding sequence ATGGAGAAGAAAAGACTGAGTTATATCGGTTGGTTATCTGCTATCCTGTTGATTCATCTGAGGGTAAATTTTAATGTTAGGACTATCAATATTAGGGAAATGAAGATTTTGGGAAAGTTGACATGGGTAATCGTATTCCTATTGCTTTTTACGGTAAAAGATGCATTTACACAGATTTCAGGGAAAATCGTAGATGAAGCCAATTCGCCATTGGAATATGCGACGGTTGCGATCTATCAGCAAAAAGACAGCCTATTGGTGACGGGCAATGTAACTGAGCCAAACGGCAGTTTTATCATTCCATTTGTGGAAGCAGGCGCCTATTATGTGGTGGCCTCTTTTATCGGTTATAAATCCAGAACAATCGGTGATATTGTCATGGCCAAAAAAGGCGAGAAGAAAAACCTTGGGCAGATCATGCTCTCCATGGGTATTGAGCTGGACGAGGTAACCGTACAGGGAGAGCGCGCCACGGTACTCAACAAAATTGACAGACAGGTTTTTGATTCCCAAAAATTCCAGAGTGCCCAAGGAGGTACCGCCACTGATGTATTGCGTAACTTGCCTTCCGTACAGGTAGACGGTCAGGGTGAGATTTCGGTAAGGGGAAGCAAGGGTTTTGTGGTGTTACTGAATGGAAAGCCTTTTCAGGGAAATGCGGCATCGCTGATTGATCAATTACCTGCCAATGCCATTGACCGTGTAGAAGTGATCACGGCGCCTTCTGCCAGTTATGATCCAGAAGGAAAAGCGGGTATCATCAATATCCTGACCAAAAAGGGAGCTGCTGATGGCTCATTTGTTCAGGTGAACCTGCGAGGCGGATTGCCTTCTATAGAAAATTATGACAATGCGAATATACATCAGCGATATGGTATGGATGCCATCTACAATGTGCGAAAGGATAAATGGAACATTTCAATGGGCGGCAGCTACCAACGCAATGACCTTGGCGGCAGAAGAGAAGGCGATGTGTATACCATTATCAACGATACGCTGACCCGTTTTCCTTCTGATGGGGAGCGTAGTTTTGATGTAGAGGATTTCAGTGGTCGATTTACTGTGGATTTCACGCCTGATTCTACCAACAACTTCTCATTGGGTTTTTATGGAGGCATCAAGAACAAGGACCGTTTGGCAGATATTGTTTACTATGATAACCACGCGTCTGTGGTAGGGGAAGATAATAACAGGTTGTATACCATTCAGTATTTTAACCACAACCTGAGAACTCGAACCAGTGATTTTGCCTTGGGAAGCCTTGACTACAGCCATATCTTCGGCAACAGCTCAAAACTGTCAACCTCGTTTCTGTATGAATATACCCTTTTGGGAGGACCTACTGTGAACCAGAATTTGGGTTATCCGAATGCAAATATTCTTTACCAGGATGAGTACAATACCAACGACAATCCGCTGAATGGTATCCGATTCCAATTGGATTATACTTGGCAACCGTTTTCTTTCGGAAAACTGCAAACAGGCTATCAATACAGAAAACTATTGCATGTCGGTGACTTTGTTTATCAGCGCAGAAATGACTTCAACAGCGAATTCCAATTGGTACCGGACTTCTCCAGTGAAGTGGATCTGGAGCGAACTATCCATGCAGGATACGGACAGCTGACAGGTAAAAAAGGGCGTTGGGATTATTCGTTAGGGGCAAGAATGGAAGTGATGGACAGGGCTTTGGACCTGAAAGATAAAGCCGGCACTATCGACACGACCTATGTCTATAATTTTGTGAAACTGTATCCTTCGGCATCTGTTCAGTATGGAGTGGATAATGATTGGGCTTTGAAAGCGGCTTATAGTAAGCGGGTAGACAGAACCACTACTTTCAAGATGAATCCATTCCCTGAAAGGGAGCATTCCGAAACGTTGGAGCAGGGAGATCCGGAACTGTTGCCGGAGTTTATTGATCTGTTTGAATTGGGTTTCAATAAGTATTTCCAAAATGACCAATCCGTATATGCAACGGCTTATTTCAGGAATGTAGAGAATCTGGTCAACCGTGTGAATACCGTTTACAATGATTCTATTCTGAACCGAATCTACACCAATGTCGGGACGGCAAAAGTTGTCGGTTTGGAAGTGGGGGCAGAGTTTAAGCCGCATAAACGATGGACCAACTTTGTTGGTGGTAATATTTATCGTTATGCGATTGATGGAACTTTTGATAATCGGGAAGTGAACACCACAGCGACGGTTTATTCCTTCAATGTCAATTCAACCCTACAATTCTGGAAAACAGCTTCGGTTCAGTTTACCCTTAACTACCTGTCAGACCGCAATACGGCACAGGGAGAAGATTCACGCTATTACTCGCCTAACCTGACATTGCGCAAGACCTTTATGGATCGCAAGTTGGCAGTAACCCTGCAATGGCTCAACATGGATATGGGCTTGCTGGATACAAACGAGCAGCGGATTTCCACTTGGAGAGATGGCGAATTCTATACGACTACCAACTATGTGTATGAGGTTGATATGTTTGTGCTGAACCTTTCCTATACCTTCAGGAATGGTAAGAACAGATCCAAGTTTATCAAGAGTGAATTTGGTGAAAGGGAATTCTAA
- a CDS encoding alpha-L-fucosidase, whose amino-acid sequence MNKLKFSILSVALLFGLQTAKAQFQATYKSLDTHQMPEWFQDAKFGIYTHWTPTTVGNELAGVGWYPYYMYADRSWDRTGQPMPDSLNKGAHWAYNVHKEKFGDQKEFGWKDVIKTFQPKSFDAAAWAELFQEAGARFAGPVAIHHDGYAMWNSDVTRWNAINMAGIDPSAELEKEIRKRGMKYIASFHHSHTWRYFVPSYQYDGANPAFEDLYFKPHKGDDPLSPQFRKWWRGLLDEYITKYNPDMVWLDMGTRIIPNDLMYPFLADYYNYGVANNKEVATTVKNYSPYLPGAIVDYEKGRVKDVQEKAWLTDDTMTPAWFHSSRKSTKDANDIIDALVDIVSKNGCLLLNVGPDSDGNIPENEKEMLKQIGAWLKVNGEGIYNTRPWKIAAEGPTVLEKEGSFIKKNLAYTSKDIRYTRTKDEKVVFGIVLDRPQGKLLLKSVSKKDKVKEVFLLGYGGSLKWEQTKNGLEIEMPEEVAEAFAYTFKLSLKKGI is encoded by the coding sequence ATGAATAAATTAAAATTCAGTATCCTGTCAGTTGCGTTGCTGTTTGGGTTGCAGACTGCTAAAGCACAATTTCAGGCTACTTATAAATCCCTTGATACCCACCAGATGCCTGAATGGTTTCAAGATGCCAAGTTCGGCATCTATACACACTGGACACCCACAACCGTAGGTAATGAACTTGCCGGAGTCGGATGGTATCCTTACTATATGTATGCTGATCGCAGCTGGGACCGTACTGGTCAACCAATGCCGGACTCGCTCAACAAGGGCGCACATTGGGCTTATAATGTACACAAAGAGAAATTTGGTGATCAGAAAGAATTTGGCTGGAAGGATGTTATCAAGACATTTCAACCCAAGTCGTTTGACGCTGCAGCATGGGCGGAACTGTTTCAGGAAGCCGGTGCACGCTTTGCCGGACCTGTAGCCATTCACCACGACGGATATGCCATGTGGAACAGTGACGTTACCCGTTGGAATGCCATCAACATGGCAGGCATCGATCCTTCTGCCGAACTTGAAAAGGAAATCCGTAAACGTGGCATGAAATACATCGCCTCTTTCCACCACAGCCATACATGGCGCTATTTTGTGCCTTCCTATCAATATGACGGGGCGAATCCTGCATTTGAAGATCTGTATTTTAAGCCTCACAAAGGAGATGATCCACTGTCTCCACAATTCAGAAAATGGTGGAGAGGGCTTTTGGATGAATACATAACAAAGTACAACCCTGATATGGTTTGGCTAGATATGGGCACCCGAATCATCCCGAACGACTTGATGTATCCATTCCTAGCGGATTATTACAATTATGGTGTTGCCAATAATAAGGAAGTCGCAACCACGGTAAAGAACTATTCTCCTTATTTGCCAGGCGCTATCGTTGACTACGAAAAAGGAAGGGTCAAAGACGTACAGGAAAAAGCATGGCTGACCGATGATACCATGACACCAGCTTGGTTCCATTCAAGCAGAAAGTCAACCAAAGATGCCAATGATATTATAGACGCTTTGGTTGATATCGTCAGCAAGAACGGCTGTCTGCTGCTTAATGTAGGTCCAGACAGTGACGGCAACATTCCTGAGAATGAAAAAGAAATGCTGAAGCAAATCGGTGCATGGCTTAAAGTAAATGGCGAAGGCATCTACAACACCCGCCCTTGGAAAATTGCTGCAGAAGGTCCTACGGTACTGGAAAAAGAAGGCAGCTTTATCAAAAAGAACCTCGCCTATACCTCTAAAGACATTCGCTATACGCGCACCAAGGATGAGAAAGTCGTTTTCGGCATTGTGCTCGATCGCCCACAAGGCAAATTGCTGTTGAAATCAGTTTCGAAGAAAGATAAGGTGAAAGAAGTATTCCTGCTAGGGTATGGCGGGTCTTTAAAATGGGAACAGACCAAAAATGGGTTGGAGATAGAAATGCCCGAAGAGGTGGCAGAAGCTTTTGCCTATACCTTTAAGTTGAGTTTGAAAAAAGGGATCTAA
- a CDS encoding sulfatase-like hydrolase/transferase — protein MKKHTNILLLLSMLVGGMFSTQQSMAQKGKNISDKPNVIILYMDDLGFGDLSCYGSKAIKTPNIDKIAKQGIRFTNGYATSSTCTPSRYALLTGEYPWKNKDAQILSGDAPLLIGTEKMTLPKKLKANGYTTAVVGKWHLGVGNGQVNWNERVSPGPNEVGFEYAYIMGATNDRVPTVYLEDGNVVGLDLNDPIEVSYKKNFEGEPTGLDNPELLKMKWHHGHNQSIVNGIPRIGYMKGGKSAHWDDENMSEHFLNIAQDFVKQNKEKPFFLYYALHQPHVPRVPNPKFVGSTDLGPRGDVIVEADWTIGQFMKTLKEEGLLENTLIFFSSDNGPVLNDGYFDQSDIRNGLHTPTGGLRGGKYSLYDAGTHVPFLCMWKGTIKPMESDALVSQLDIFNSVNALLKLDQEATDSKNTLDAFMGTSQKGRETYVVEAGRSLAYRSGDWLMIPPYEGNPVNAQVGIELGRAKHFQLYNLKEDPAQEQNLSEKHPEILAKMKKDYLKEVKGFEPKSFNELTLH, from the coding sequence ATGAAAAAACACACTAATATTCTACTGCTTTTATCCATGCTTGTGGGAGGGATGTTCTCTACTCAACAAAGCATGGCACAAAAGGGTAAGAACATTTCAGATAAGCCCAATGTCATCATTCTCTATATGGATGACCTTGGTTTTGGGGATTTGAGCTGCTATGGCTCAAAAGCTATCAAGACACCCAATATCGACAAGATCGCCAAACAGGGTATTCGTTTTACCAATGGTTATGCGACCTCATCTACGTGCACTCCTAGCCGTTATGCGCTTTTGACTGGAGAGTATCCTTGGAAGAACAAGGATGCGCAAATCCTTAGCGGTGATGCTCCTCTGCTGATCGGCACTGAAAAAATGACTTTGCCTAAAAAACTGAAAGCCAATGGCTATACGACAGCGGTAGTAGGCAAGTGGCATTTGGGTGTCGGAAACGGACAGGTGAACTGGAATGAGCGTGTAAGCCCGGGCCCAAATGAGGTAGGTTTTGAGTATGCGTACATTATGGGTGCTACCAATGACAGGGTACCGACTGTCTATTTGGAAGACGGCAACGTGGTGGGACTTGACCTCAATGACCCGATTGAGGTAAGTTACAAAAAGAACTTTGAGGGAGAACCGACAGGACTGGACAACCCTGAACTGCTGAAAATGAAATGGCACCACGGGCACAACCAGTCCATTGTCAACGGCATTCCGAGAATCGGCTATATGAAAGGTGGCAAGAGTGCCCATTGGGATGATGAAAATATGTCGGAGCATTTCCTGAACATTGCACAGGATTTTGTAAAACAGAACAAGGAAAAACCTTTCTTCCTATACTATGCCCTGCATCAGCCGCACGTGCCACGTGTACCGAACCCGAAATTTGTAGGCAGCACTGATCTTGGACCAAGAGGTGATGTAATCGTGGAAGCAGACTGGACTATCGGTCAGTTTATGAAAACTCTGAAGGAAGAAGGACTGCTTGAAAATACCCTGATCTTCTTCTCAAGTGACAACGGTCCGGTGCTGAATGACGGTTACTTCGACCAATCCGATATCCGAAATGGACTGCATACACCGACTGGCGGTTTGAGAGGGGGCAAGTATAGCCTATATGATGCCGGAACTCACGTGCCGTTCCTTTGCATGTGGAAAGGCACGATCAAGCCAATGGAATCTGATGCGTTGGTCTCTCAACTGGATATCTTCAATTCTGTCAACGCCCTACTGAAATTGGATCAGGAAGCAACAGACAGTAAAAATACGTTGGATGCCTTTATGGGAACTTCTCAGAAAGGAAGAGAAACGTATGTGGTAGAAGCAGGACGTAGCCTTGCTTACCGTTCCGGTGACTGGCTAATGATTCCGCCGTATGAGGGTAACCCTGTCAATGCACAAGTGGGTATTGAGCTTGGACGTGCTAAACATTTTCAGCTTTACAACCTGAAAGAAGACCCTGCTCAGGAACAAAACCTGAGCGAAAAACACCCTGAGATTTTGGCAAAAATGAAGAAGGATTACCTCAAGGAAGTAAAAGGTTTTGAGCCAAAAAGCTTCAATGAATTGACATTGCACTAA